The proteins below are encoded in one region of Patescibacteria group bacterium:
- the infC gene encoding translation initiation factor IF-3, with product MKYYRINNRIRAPQVRLIDEEGNFLNVVSIEEALEKAKEKGLDLVEINPTQNPPIAKIMDFGQFRYEETKKDKVKKTKKAEIKCIRLSPRTGKHDLEVKAKQAKKFFEEGDKIRIEMFLRGRERMHQNIGEKNINELIALLGEDIIIEQPIARLGNKLNIIIARK from the coding sequence TTGAAGTATTATCGCATCAACAATCGAATCAGGGCTCCACAAGTCCGACTTATTGACGAAGAGGGCAATTTTTTGAACGTGGTCAGCATCGAAGAAGCGCTAGAAAAAGCCAAAGAAAAAGGATTAGACCTAGTGGAAATCAACCCCACACAAAATCCACCTATTGCTAAAATTATGGACTTCGGACAATTCCGTTACGAAGAAACCAAAAAAGATAAAGTCAAAAAAACCAAAAAAGCTGAGATAAAGTGTATTCGCCTTTCGCCGCGCACCGGCAAGCATGATCTTGAAGTTAAGGCCAAACAAGCAAAAAAATTCTTCGAAGAAGGAGATAAAATCCGCATTGAAATGTTCTTGCGAGGTCGGGAAAGAATGCATCAAAATATAGGAGAAAAAAATATTAACGAATTAATTGCCTTATTGGGTGAAGATATTATAATAGAGCAACCCATTGCTCGTCTGGGCAACAAATTAAATATTATCATTGCCCGTAAGTAA
- a CDS encoding AAA family ATPase — translation MEYIYCPTCRGFGRLEKRVCPTCRGRGLYAWVGGYLLYWYKRFSKTELAWLKLKIAVMFLINLALFAFGLLGILALAQSIFHLYYFDKVWNFFTQSKNFLQLIFWISVITDAYLFYRFEKLTERRRKIWPKTTQNLLPPTSDWMTINHLSSKFKINVADSLSDEAKKLILNAWQLAEKMSSAEILPIHLLAAGLTSSQISLVINRLGLNWPKLNEKVARALAVTPKVSGLIDPKISKDSKAVILTAYELACQDKMINVDCLKILEALAAPEGVIKEIFYDLEIGLDEIKNVSVWVKVYEALQKEYHRFRGAARFKPKGAMNRAMTAIATPNLDSFSQDLTQVARYGYLGYCLDREKEYAEILRAIEGGHGSAVLVGQPGVGKTTIINGIARRMTTEDVPSVLRDKRLVSLSLASLVAGASRPGEIEQRLQLLMSEIVRSGNIILFIPNIHNMIGVKTTEGELDISEILADALKKKLFTAIATTTTADYRKYIENKSLGEALQKIEVEEPGKNETIQILEANAASIEGKEQVYFSYGSLTKAIELSVRYISERFLPDKAINLMKEVAIFVRNKRGRQTVVQTEDVAAIVAEKTNIPVTKITEQESQKLLNLEDEIHKRIIGQDEAVEMVASALRRARAELRDNKRPIVNLLFLGPTGVGKTELAKTVAEVYFGDENKMVRLDMSEYQTAESINRLIGATGGEEGGQLTEQVRQNPFTLLLLDEIEKAHPDILNLFLQLMDDGRLTDAMGRTVDFTNVILIATSNAGTDFIQEQIKNNVAVATIQDVLVREKLKTYFKPEFINRFDGVIVFKPLTMAEITKIAQLMINKLVKQMLAKGIILRATDAAIQELSQKGFDPIFGARPLRRVIQENVNNALADFLLSGKIGRRDVVVLDKGNQIRIEKGSSI, via the coding sequence ATGGAATACATATATTGTCCGACATGTCGGGGATTTGGTCGGTTAGAAAAGCGGGTTTGCCCAACCTGCCGTGGCCGAGGACTGTACGCCTGGGTCGGCGGTTATTTGTTGTATTGGTATAAAAGATTCAGCAAAACTGAATTAGCTTGGTTAAAATTAAAAATAGCCGTCATGTTTTTAATTAATTTGGCTCTTTTTGCCTTTGGCCTTTTGGGTATTTTAGCGTTGGCGCAAAGCATTTTTCATTTATATTATTTTGATAAAGTCTGGAATTTTTTTACTCAAAGCAAAAATTTTTTACAACTTATTTTTTGGATTTCTGTTATCACAGACGCTTATTTATTTTATCGATTTGAAAAGTTAACGGAAAGGCGCCGCAAAATTTGGCCGAAAACTACGCAAAATTTATTACCGCCGACCAGTGACTGGATGACAATTAATCATTTGAGCTCCAAATTTAAAATAAACGTTGCCGATTCTTTATCCGACGAAGCCAAAAAATTAATTTTAAACGCTTGGCAATTGGCCGAAAAAATGAGCAGCGCAGAAATTTTGCCGATTCATTTATTGGCTGCTGGGTTGACTAGTTCGCAAATTAGTTTGGTAATTAATCGTTTAGGCTTAAACTGGCCCAAGTTAAATGAAAAAGTTGCTCGAGCTTTAGCCGTTACTCCAAAAGTTTCTGGGCTGATAGACCCCAAAATTTCCAAAGACAGTAAGGCAGTAATTTTAACGGCCTATGAACTTGCTTGCCAAGACAAAATGATTAACGTTGATTGCCTTAAAATTCTCGAAGCCTTAGCTGCGCCAGAAGGAGTGATTAAAGAAATTTTTTATGACTTAGAAATTGGTTTAGATGAAATAAAAAACGTTTCGGTTTGGGTGAAGGTTTACGAAGCTTTACAAAAAGAATACCATCGCTTTCGTGGCGCTGCGCGTTTTAAACCCAAGGGCGCTATGAATCGGGCCATGACTGCCATTGCTACGCCCAATTTGGATTCTTTTAGTCAGGATTTAACTCAGGTGGCTCGTTATGGTTATTTGGGTTATTGTTTAGATCGAGAAAAAGAATATGCGGAAATTCTGCGAGCCATTGAAGGCGGACACGGCAGCGCGGTTTTAGTCGGCCAACCTGGCGTTGGTAAAACGACCATCATTAATGGTATTGCCAGACGAATGACCACTGAAGATGTGCCTTCGGTTTTGCGCGATAAAAGACTAGTTAGTTTGTCGTTGGCGAGCTTAGTGGCCGGTGCTTCACGACCCGGAGAAATTGAACAGAGATTACAGCTTTTAATGAGCGAGATAGTTCGTTCTGGCAATATTATTTTATTCATTCCCAATATTCATAATATGATCGGCGTTAAAACCACGGAAGGCGAATTGGACATTTCTGAAATTTTAGCTGATGCTTTAAAGAAAAAACTTTTTACAGCTATAGCCACGACAACCACGGCCGATTATCGTAAATACATCGAAAATAAGAGCTTGGGCGAGGCCTTGCAAAAAATAGAAGTTGAAGAGCCGGGCAAAAATGAAACCATCCAAATTTTGGAGGCCAATGCGGCGTCAATTGAAGGAAAGGAACAGGTTTACTTTTCTTACGGATCACTCACCAAGGCCATAGAATTATCGGTTCGTTATATTTCGGAAAGATTTTTGCCGGACAAGGCAATTAATTTGATGAAAGAAGTGGCTATTTTTGTTCGCAACAAACGCGGTCGGCAAACTGTGGTGCAAACTGAAGACGTGGCTGCGATCGTGGCGGAAAAAACCAACATTCCGGTGACTAAAATCACCGAACAAGAAAGTCAAAAGTTATTAAACCTTGAGGATGAAATTCACAAAAGAATTATCGGTCAGGATGAAGCAGTCGAAATGGTGGCTTCGGCCTTGCGTCGAGCTCGCGCGGAGTTGCGCGACAATAAGCGACCAATTGTTAATTTGCTCTTTTTGGGCCCAACCGGCGTTGGTAAAACCGAATTAGCTAAAACCGTAGCTGAAGTTTATTTCGGCGATGAGAATAAAATGGTTCGTTTAGATATGAGCGAATATCAGACCGCCGAAAGCATCAATCGTTTAATTGGCGCGACAGGCGGCGAAGAGGGCGGACAATTAACCGAGCAAGTTAGGCAAAATCCTTTCACCTTATTATTATTAGATGAAATCGAAAAAGCTCATCCGGATATTTTAAATCTTTTCTTGCAATTAATGGACGATGGGCGTTTAACTGATGCCATGGGCCGGACCGTGGACTTTACCAATGTAATTTTAATTGCCACCTCTAATGCCGGCACTGATTTTATACAAGAGCAGATAAAAAATAACGTGGCCGTGGCAACAATTCAGGATGTTTTAGTGCGAGAAAAGCTTAAAACATACTTTAAGCCAGAATTTATTAATCGTTTTGATGGGGTTATTGTCTTTAAGCCGTTGACAATGGCGGAAATAACCAAAATCGCCCAGTTAATGATTAATAAATTA
- a CDS encoding GIY-YIG nuclease family protein has protein sequence MSKPWFIYIVRCRDNSLYTGITIDIDKRIKDHNQGLGAHYTKTRGPVKLVYNEKHPNRSSALKKEILIKSWRRKRKEAFIAS, from the coding sequence ATGTCTAAACCCTGGTTTATATATATTGTTCGTTGCCGCGACAATTCTCTATATACCGGGATAACAATAGATATTGATAAAAGGATTAAAGATCATAACCAAGGACTTGGCGCTCATTACACTAAAACCAGAGGGCCGGTTAAATTGGTTTATAACGAAAAACACCCGAATCGATCGTCTGCCTTGAAAAAAGAAATTCTTATCAAATCATGGCGACGCAAAAGAAAAGAGGCATTTATCGCGTCTTAA
- a CDS encoding sulfite exporter TauE/SafE family protein: MVEIKLVATIFIGIVAGFLGAVAGGGGLISIPFLIFLGVPPQITLATNKFGGLGLSLGGLYKFIKEKQIVWKYAIFLSIAGILGSIIGSKILLSSNIVFLQKLIGASLIVLVPTIFLKKDFGIVEKEVSSARKILGCFLYFIVAIIASFLGGLGGISMSIVILFFGLSIIKANATELFSYSAFSLSAVIIFIFNKIIDYRVGVVLFLGMLIGGYIGAHTAIKKGNKWVKAVFSIVVVASAVKILLS, from the coding sequence ATGGTCGAGATAAAATTAGTCGCTACTATTTTTATTGGTATTGTCGCCGGATTTCTTGGCGCCGTTGCTGGCGGTGGTGGGTTGATTTCAATACCTTTTTTAATTTTTCTTGGCGTTCCTCCACAAATAACTTTAGCCACTAATAAATTTGGCGGTCTTGGTCTTAGTCTTGGCGGTTTATACAAATTTATTAAAGAAAAGCAAATCGTGTGGAAGTACGCCATTTTTTTGTCTATCGCCGGTATTTTGGGCAGCATTATTGGGTCGAAAATATTACTTTCTTCAAATATCGTCTTCCTTCAGAAATTAATTGGCGCTTCTTTGATTGTTTTGGTTCCGACTATATTTCTTAAAAAAGATTTTGGTATTGTAGAAAAAGAAGTTTCTAGCGCAAGAAAAATTTTAGGATGCTTTTTGTATTTTATTGTCGCGATAATAGCAAGTTTTTTGGGCGGCTTAGGCGGCATAAGCATGAGTATTGTTATTTTGTTTTTCGGTCTTTCGATAATTAAAGCCAATGCTACTGAGCTTTTTTCTTATTCGGCCTTTTCTTTGTCGGCAGTAATTATTTTTATTTTTAATAAGATTATTGATTATCGAGTTGGCGTTGTGCTTTTTTTGGGCATGCTTATCGGCGGATATATAGGCGCCCATACGGCTATTAAAAAGGGCAATAAATGGGTTAAGGCTGTTTTTTCTATTGTTGTCGTTGCTTCGGCCGTTAAAATTCTTTTAAGTTAA
- a CDS encoding glycosyltransferase family 1 protein — protein MRIGIDCRTILNPDHGEGAGIGHYTYQLVRHLLMIDKKNDYFLFFDRSIEKRRLDKFKKENVFIKFFPFSQYKRFLPSSYSNFLTSANLMKFKLDVFHSPALNLPLAYPGNTIVTAHDLAIYKFPELYTNRQASSLKNVIPQIVQKAKKIIAVSQTTKKDLIDLLQVDKDKIKVIYHGLDKRFLRNTSRQDIDRVKNKLNIKGEYLLFLGTLEKRKNIIRIIEAYERLREKINNGYKLVLAGSPGFGFKEIKKKTSQSKYKNDIIVTGYIMPDDVDPLFEGAKIFIFPTLYEGFGLPVIEAMADRVPVITSNISSLPETSGGNALLVDPYNVSEIYRAILEILTKPGLTQELRREGIKWVAQFDWEATARETLDAYQQAV, from the coding sequence ATGCGTATTGGTATAGATTGTCGGACAATTTTAAATCCTGATCACGGCGAGGGCGCGGGTATTGGTCATTATACTTATCAGTTAGTGCGGCATTTATTAATGATTGATAAAAAAAATGACTATTTTTTGTTTTTTGATCGTAGTATTGAGAAGCGTCGGTTGGATAAATTTAAAAAAGAAAACGTTTTCATAAAATTTTTCCCATTCAGTCAGTATAAAAGATTTTTACCGAGCAGTTATAGTAATTTTTTAACCAGCGCAAATTTGATGAAATTTAAGCTAGATGTTTTTCATTCTCCTGCGTTAAATTTGCCCCTAGCTTATCCCGGCAACACCATAGTGACTGCTCATGATTTAGCGATTTATAAATTCCCCGAGCTTTATACCAATCGTCAAGCAAGTTCCCTTAAGAATGTTATTCCGCAAATTGTTCAAAAAGCAAAAAAAATTATTGCTGTTTCTCAAACCACCAAAAAAGATTTAATAGATCTTTTACAGGTAGACAAAGACAAGATAAAAGTCATTTATCACGGCCTTGATAAAAGATTTTTAAGAAATACTTCACGTCAAGACATTGATCGGGTAAAAAATAAATTAAATATAAAAGGAGAATATTTATTATTTTTGGGCACTTTAGAAAAAAGGAAAAATATTATTCGCATTATCGAAGCCTATGAAAGATTAAGAGAAAAAATTAATAATGGTTATAAATTAGTTTTAGCCGGTTCGCCGGGCTTCGGATTCAAAGAGATTAAGAAAAAGACAAGTCAATCAAAATATAAAAACGACATTATTGTCACGGGTTACATTATGCCAGATGACGTCGATCCTTTATTTGAAGGAGCCAAAATTTTTATTTTTCCAACTCTTTATGAGGGCTTTGGTTTGCCAGTTATCGAGGCCATGGCTGATCGCGTACCCGTTATCACTAGTAATATTTCTTCTTTACCAGAGACCAGTGGTGGCAATGCGCTATTAGTTGATCCATACAATGTTTCGGAAATTTATCGGGCAATTTTAGAAATTTTGACTAAACCAGGGTTGACTCAAGAGTTGCGGCGCGAAGGCATAAAATGGGTTGCGCAATTTGATTGGGAGGCTACGGCCAGAGAAACATTAGATGCCTATCAACAAGCAGTTTAA
- a CDS encoding EamA family transporter produces MVMALVFAILAPCIWAFMNVLDKYVIVHKVQKPLSFAAVAGLANLTIGVVLAIFLNWSDIQLKDTVFSVISGILFGAQFFFYYLILQKEDVSHFVGLLYIYPIIIAILSFLLLHERLSLFSYLGMIITLSGIVILSVRVSQLKWQTGIWMLISMIVVVSLYEFNIKVSTEKLPELNGVSITGIFAGLTALTILFKNENRRWFWSELKNIKWAYLIETFTFLGILTTYLAMSGLSATIVSSMASIQPLAVLLFESAMERKFGKMTRDKSFRHKLLPLSLVVVGIFLLYLPEALKR; encoded by the coding sequence ATGGTCATGGCACTGGTGTTTGCCATCTTGGCTCCTTGCATTTGGGCGTTCATGAATGTTTTAGATAAATACGTGATTGTCCACAAAGTACAGAAGCCCTTAAGCTTTGCTGCCGTAGCCGGACTTGCCAATTTAACCATTGGCGTAGTCTTGGCGATTTTTTTGAACTGGTCTGATATTCAACTAAAAGATACTGTTTTTTCCGTTATTTCTGGAATTTTGTTTGGCGCGCAATTCTTTTTTTATTATTTGATTTTACAAAAAGAAGACGTTTCGCATTTTGTTGGCTTGTTATACATTTATCCGATTATTATTGCGATTTTGTCTTTTTTGTTATTGCATGAGCGATTGTCGCTTTTTAGCTATTTAGGCATGATTATTACTTTGAGCGGCATCGTTATTTTGTCAGTTCGTGTTAGCCAACTTAAATGGCAAACCGGCATCTGGATGCTTATTTCGATGATTGTAGTTGTGTCACTTTATGAATTCAATATAAAAGTATCTACGGAAAAATTACCCGAATTAAATGGCGTATCTATTACCGGCATTTTTGCCGGGCTAACTGCTTTAACTATTTTATTCAAAAATGAAAATCGTCGTTGGTTTTGGTCAGAATTAAAAAATATAAAATGGGCATATTTAATAGAGACCTTCACTTTTTTGGGAATTTTAACTACTTATTTAGCCATGTCCGGCCTTTCAGCGACAATCGTTTCTTCAATGGCTTCAATTCAGCCATTAGCAGTTTTGTTATTTGAAAGTGCAATGGAGAGAAAATTTGGTAAAATGACGCGCGATAAATCTTTTAGACATAAATTATTGCCACTTAGTCTGGTCGTGGTTGGCATTTTCCTGTTATATTTGCCCGAAGCGCTTAAACGATAG
- the rplT gene encoding 50S ribosomal protein L20: MSRIKRGKLHLKRRKNLLKKTKGYRWGRKSKIKLAKVAVYKAGSYAYRDRRNKKRAARALWQIKINAACRENGTKYSSLINALKKNNIELDRKVLAELAMNCPAVFQKLVESVK, from the coding sequence ATGTCTAGAATTAAAAGAGGAAAGCTACACTTAAAACGTCGAAAAAACCTACTTAAAAAAACTAAGGGCTATAGGTGGGGCAGAAAAAGCAAAATTAAATTGGCCAAAGTCGCCGTTTATAAAGCCGGCAGCTATGCCTATCGCGATCGCCGTAACAAAAAAAGAGCGGCTCGCGCTCTTTGGCAAATTAAAATAAACGCCGCTTGCCGAGAAAATGGCACTAAATATTCTAGCCTTATTAACGCTTTAAAGAAAAATAATATTGAACTTGACCGCAAGGTTTTGGCCGAACTAGCAATGAACTGCCCTGCTGTTTTCCAAAAACTAGTTGAATCAGTAAAATAA
- a CDS encoding DUF488 family protein: protein MIALKRIYEPYKKDDGFRVLVDRLWPRGISKSRAKINLWLKDIGPSNELRKWFSHREDRWMGFKKNYKQELRGKQDLLIQLANLSKKRKKLTLLYGAKDEKHNQAVVIKEMLRQ from the coding sequence ATGATCGCATTAAAAAGAATTTATGAACCATATAAAAAGGATGACGGTTTCCGCGTCCTTGTCGATCGGCTTTGGCCGAGAGGTATTAGTAAAAGTAGGGCTAAAATTAATTTGTGGTTGAAAGATATCGGACCAAGTAATGAGTTAAGAAAATGGTTTTCTCATCGTGAAGACAGGTGGATGGGGTTTAAGAAAAACTACAAGCAAGAACTCAGGGGGAAACAAGATTTACTAATTCAATTAGCGAACCTATCAAAAAAACGAAAGAAATTAACCCTGCTTTACGGAGCTAAAGACGAGAAACATAATCAAGCGGTAGTTATAAAAGAAATGTTAAGACAATAA
- a CDS encoding NUDIX domain-containing protein → MTENRKIGAGIGIMILKDGKVLLGHRHEDAEKASSALHGEGTWTMPGGKLDFGESFEDGCRREVKEEIGVKINSFNLISVTNDVRPDAHFVTMGFLCDDFTGEPKIMEPDEITEWRWFELDKLPSPIFPPSMAIIKNYLAKKVYQPYL, encoded by the coding sequence ATGACCGAAAATAGAAAAATTGGCGCTGGGATCGGTATTATGATTTTAAAAGATGGCAAAGTTTTACTTGGTCATCGCCACGAAGACGCGGAAAAAGCTTCAAGCGCTTTACATGGTGAAGGCACCTGGACTATGCCTGGTGGAAAACTAGATTTCGGTGAGAGCTTTGAAGATGGTTGCCGGCGCGAGGTAAAAGAAGAAATTGGAGTTAAAATAAACTCTTTTAATTTAATCAGTGTCACCAACGACGTTCGACCTGATGCGCATTTTGTGACTATGGGCTTTTTGTGTGATGATTTTACCGGTGAGCCTAAAATTATGGAGCCCGACGAAATCACAGAGTGGCGTTGGTTTGAGCTGGATAAATTGCCTTCGCCGATTTTTCCGCCCAGCATGGCGATTATTAAAAACTATTTAGCTAAAAAAGTTTATCAACCCTATTTATAA
- the smpB gene encoding SsrA-binding protein SmpB, with protein MNPVYNKKANFDYEILEAYEAGLLLTGPEVKSAKRGSLDLGGSYIAIDKTLTPWLINANISAYAPAKQVQQNYDPTRSRKLLLKKHELIKLSTKAKTQGLTIIPIKVYTKGGLVKIEIGLAKGKKKHDKREDLKKRDTDRKIQQALKNY; from the coding sequence ATGAATCCAGTTTATAATAAAAAAGCTAATTTTGATTACGAAATTCTAGAGGCTTATGAAGCCGGTCTTTTGCTTACCGGCCCAGAGGTTAAATCTGCCAAACGTGGCTCTCTCGACTTGGGCGGCAGCTATATTGCCATTGATAAAACCTTAACCCCCTGGCTGATTAACGCTAATATTTCTGCTTATGCGCCGGCCAAACAAGTCCAACAAAATTATGATCCGACTAGGTCTCGTAAATTATTGCTTAAAAAACATGAATTAATTAAATTAAGCACTAAGGCTAAAACCCAGGGCTTGACAATCATCCCTATTAAGGTGTATACTAAAGGTGGCCTGGTAAAGATAGAAATCGGTCTAGCCAAGGGCAAGAAAAAACATGATAAACGCGAAGACCTTAAAAAAAGAGATACTGACCGCAAAATCCAGCAAGCCTTAAAAAATTATTAA
- a CDS encoding DUF1653 domain-containing protein: MNEIKIGKYQHYKGKCYEVIGLACHSETFKELVVYRALFDSPEFGHNALWVRPAKMFCEEVEVNGQKVPRFKHLG, encoded by the coding sequence ATGAACGAAATTAAAATAGGCAAATATCAACATTATAAAGGTAAGTGTTACGAAGTTATTGGCTTAGCTTGCCACAGCGAAACATTTAAAGAATTAGTTGTTTATCGGGCGCTTTTCGATTCTCCGGAATTTGGCCATAATGCTTTGTGGGTCAGGCCAGCGAAAATGTTTTGCGAAGAGGTTGAGGTTAATGGTCAGAAAGTTCCTAGATTTAAACATCTTGGTTAA